The following proteins are co-located in the Myroides profundi genome:
- the ilvB gene encoding biosynthetic-type acetolactate synthase large subunit, translating into MQQEKLTGAQAVISSLLCEGVETIFGYPGGAIMPIYDALYDKMDELEHILVRHEQGAIHAAQGFARASGKVGVVFATSGPGATNLITGLADAYIDSTPVVCIIGQVTSQLLGTDAFQETDVIGISMPITKWNYQVTKASEIAPTIAKAFYLAKSGRPGPVVIDITKDAQFGMTAFEYKPCSEVRSYVPEPSVDLERFHQAADLINKAKKPYLLVGQGVLLSHAEQELKAFVEKTDIPTASTLLGLGALPSNHSHFCGMLGMHGDYAANIKTNECDVLIAIGMRFDDRVTGDVSRYAKQAKVIHIDIDAAELNKIIKADIGIRSDAKKALNTLIELVEQRTHKDWLSEFKQGKEYEVEQLKVHKQQVNADKIMMEDAVKLLTELTKGEVVIVTDVGQHQMITARHYEYNSPKTNITSGGLGTMGFALPAAVGAKLGNPEQTVVAIAGDAGFQMNIQELGTIMQSNIGVKMIILNNSFLGMVRQWQQMFFEKRYSFTEMNNPNFVGIAQSYTIEANRVEQRQDLREALEKMLAHPGAYLLEIVVEKEENVYPMIPTGASVSDVLLN; encoded by the coding sequence ATGCAACAAGAAAAATTAACAGGAGCACAAGCAGTAATCTCTTCTTTGTTGTGTGAAGGAGTAGAGACAATATTCGGGTACCCAGGTGGAGCCATAATGCCAATCTATGACGCTCTTTATGACAAGATGGATGAATTAGAACACATCTTAGTACGTCATGAACAAGGGGCAATACACGCTGCACAAGGATTTGCACGAGCTTCTGGAAAAGTAGGAGTAGTCTTTGCTACCTCAGGACCAGGGGCAACTAATTTGATTACAGGATTAGCAGATGCCTATATTGATTCAACACCTGTGGTGTGCATTATAGGACAGGTAACATCTCAATTATTAGGAACAGATGCTTTTCAGGAAACAGATGTAATAGGTATTTCGATGCCGATTACCAAGTGGAACTATCAAGTGACTAAGGCTTCAGAGATAGCACCTACTATTGCCAAAGCATTTTATTTAGCGAAGTCTGGAAGACCTGGACCTGTCGTGATTGATATCACAAAGGATGCTCAGTTTGGAATGACTGCTTTTGAATATAAACCATGTTCTGAGGTGAGAAGTTATGTTCCAGAACCTTCAGTTGATTTAGAACGCTTTCACCAAGCAGCTGATTTAATTAATAAGGCAAAAAAACCTTATTTGTTAGTAGGACAGGGAGTATTATTAAGTCATGCAGAACAAGAGTTAAAAGCCTTTGTAGAAAAGACAGATATACCCACTGCTTCCACGCTTTTAGGTTTAGGAGCATTGCCTAGTAATCATAGTCATTTCTGTGGAATGCTTGGAATGCATGGTGATTATGCAGCGAATATAAAGACAAATGAGTGCGATGTATTAATCGCTATAGGAATGCGCTTTGATGATAGGGTAACTGGGGATGTATCTCGATATGCAAAGCAAGCTAAGGTTATTCATATTGATATAGATGCAGCAGAGTTAAATAAGATTATTAAGGCAGATATCGGCATACGAAGTGATGCTAAAAAAGCACTAAATACTTTGATTGAACTAGTAGAGCAACGTACTCATAAGGATTGGCTTTCTGAGTTTAAACAAGGCAAAGAATATGAAGTAGAACAGTTGAAAGTTCACAAACAGCAAGTCAATGCAGACAAGATCATGATGGAGGATGCTGTTAAGTTATTGACAGAATTGACTAAAGGGGAAGTTGTCATTGTAACGGATGTAGGACAACATCAGATGATAACAGCCCGTCATTATGAGTATAATTCTCCTAAGACGAATATCACTTCTGGAGGATTGGGAACAATGGGGTTTGCGCTTCCTGCTGCAGTAGGTGCTAAACTAGGCAATCCTGAACAAACGGTAGTTGCGATAGCAGGGGATGCGGGTTTTCAGATGAATATTCAAGAACTAGGTACAATTATGCAAAGTAATATAGGGGTGAAGATGATTATTCTAAACAACAGCTTTTTAGGTATGGTAAGACAGTGGCAGCAGATGTTCTTTGAGAAGAGGTATAGTTTTACAGAGATGAACAACCCTAATTTCGTAGGTATTGCACAATCGTATACTATAGAAGCTAACCGTGTAGAACAGCGTCAAGATCTGAGAGAGGCATTAGAAAAAATGCTTGCTCATCCTGGAGCTTATCTATTAGAAATAGTAGTAGAGAAGGAAGAAAATGTATATCCAATGATTCCAACAGGAGCAAGTGTTTCTGATGTATTATTAAATTAA
- the ilvD gene encoding dihydroxy-acid dehydratase: protein MNVLNKYSRVITQDQTQPAAQAMLYGIGLSEEDLDKAQVGVVSMGYEGNTCNMHLNDLAKYVKQGVKQSGQVGLIFNTIGVSDGISNGTEGMKYSLVSRDIIADSIETVVNAQWYDSVIAIPGCDKNMPGAIIAMGRLNRPAIMVYGGTIHSGKYKGESLNIVSAFEALGKKFSNSISEEDYKGVIKNACPGAGACGGMYTANTMASAIEALGMSLPHSSSYPALSAEKKQECLEVGQALRNLLEKDIKPSDIMTREAFENAMTMVITLGGSTNAVLHLIAMAHAVDIEITLKDFQEISDRVPVLADLKPSGKYLMEDLHKIGGVPAIMKHLLEQGLLHGDCLTVTGKTVRENLSLAKDLTADQDIIVDVANPIKESGHLQFLYGNLAEKGSVAKISGKEGTFFKGKARVFDDEYAVIASVSAQEVQPGEVIVIRYCGPKGGPGMPEMLKPTSAIMGAGLGKSVALITDGRFSGGTHGFVVGHITPEAYDGGTIALVENGDIISIDVENRKLELLVDQKVLEARREKWQKPALKFKKGVLYKYSNCVADASEGCITDGIERPSGN from the coding sequence ATGAATGTATTGAACAAGTACAGTAGAGTAATCACACAAGATCAAACACAGCCAGCAGCACAGGCTATGCTCTATGGAATCGGACTGAGTGAAGAAGATTTAGATAAGGCACAGGTAGGAGTAGTGAGTATGGGCTATGAAGGTAATACTTGTAATATGCACCTAAACGATCTGGCAAAGTATGTAAAGCAAGGCGTCAAACAGAGTGGTCAAGTAGGGCTAATCTTCAACACTATCGGTGTGAGTGATGGTATTTCGAATGGTACAGAGGGTATGAAGTATTCTCTTGTATCTCGAGATATTATAGCAGACTCTATTGAGACTGTAGTTAATGCCCAGTGGTATGATTCTGTCATTGCTATCCCAGGTTGTGATAAGAATATGCCTGGTGCGATTATCGCGATGGGGCGACTAAATAGACCAGCTATTATGGTATATGGTGGTACTATACACTCTGGAAAATACAAGGGAGAATCACTAAATATCGTCTCTGCTTTTGAGGCCTTAGGCAAGAAGTTTAGCAACTCTATTTCAGAAGAAGATTACAAAGGGGTGATTAAGAATGCTTGTCCTGGTGCAGGAGCCTGTGGAGGGATGTACACAGCCAATACTATGGCATCTGCGATAGAAGCTCTTGGGATGAGTTTACCTCATAGTTCTTCTTATCCTGCTTTAAGTGCGGAGAAGAAACAGGAGTGCTTAGAAGTAGGACAAGCTTTGAGAAACCTATTAGAGAAAGATATCAAACCATCAGATATTATGACTAGAGAAGCATTTGAGAATGCGATGACGATGGTGATTACATTAGGAGGGTCTACCAATGCTGTACTTCACTTAATTGCGATGGCACATGCTGTAGACATTGAGATTACCCTAAAGGACTTTCAAGAGATTAGTGATAGAGTACCTGTCTTAGCAGATCTTAAACCTAGTGGAAAGTATCTCATGGAAGATTTGCACAAAATAGGAGGGGTACCTGCTATTATGAAACACCTGTTAGAGCAAGGATTATTACATGGAGATTGTCTTACAGTAACAGGCAAGACAGTAAGAGAAAATCTAAGTCTAGCAAAAGACCTTACAGCAGATCAAGATATCATCGTCGATGTAGCCAATCCGATTAAGGAAAGTGGACACTTACAGTTTCTCTATGGCAATCTAGCAGAGAAAGGAAGTGTAGCCAAGATCAGTGGGAAGGAAGGAACGTTCTTTAAGGGTAAAGCAAGAGTATTCGATGATGAGTATGCAGTTATCGCAAGTGTATCAGCTCAAGAAGTGCAGCCAGGAGAAGTAATCGTTATCCGATACTGTGGGCCTAAGGGAGGTCCAGGAATGCCAGAGATGCTTAAACCTACCTCTGCAATTATGGGAGCAGGATTGGGCAAGAGTGTTGCTCTTATCACAGATGGTCGTTTTTCAGGAGGTACACATGGTTTCGTAGTAGGGCATATTACTCCTGAAGCGTATGATGGAGGTACAATTGCATTAGTAGAGAATGGAGATATCATCAGTATTGATGTAGAGAATAGAAAGCTTGAACTATTAGTAGATCAGAAGGTATTAGAAGCCCGTAGAGAAAAGTGGCAAAAGCCAGCACTAAAGTTTAAAAAAGGAGTGTTGTACAAATACTCAAACTGTGTGGCAGATGCATCAGAGGGATGTATTACTGATGGAATTGAGCGCCCTTCGGGGAATTAA
- a CDS encoding DNA alkylation repair protein yields MKELLSDIRQTLQDYVDPQNIVVSSRFFKGDEQPKEYGVSKEILNKIGKELFNDLKTKPKEEIYSLCQELWKSLYFEEAYIACIITKRLHRHYEATDMKYFGLWLNKYVQSWADCDTLCCSTIGPLFIKYPLEIEQLTLWATSPNRWMRRGAAVSLVVPARKGLYLEKVFELAILLMKDEDDLVQKGTGWMLKEASKSHQAEVYEFIMQYKVVMSRTTLRYAIEKMPLDLKAEAMKK; encoded by the coding sequence ATGAAAGAGTTATTATCTGATATACGTCAAACACTACAAGACTATGTAGACCCACAAAACATAGTGGTCTCTTCTCGTTTCTTTAAAGGAGATGAACAGCCTAAAGAGTATGGTGTGTCCAAAGAGATCTTAAATAAGATAGGAAAAGAACTATTTAATGACCTTAAAACAAAACCTAAAGAAGAAATATACTCACTATGTCAAGAATTGTGGAAATCACTTTATTTTGAAGAGGCTTATATCGCTTGTATAATAACAAAGCGATTACACCGTCACTACGAAGCTACAGATATGAAGTACTTTGGTCTGTGGTTGAATAAGTATGTTCAAAGCTGGGCAGATTGTGATACGCTCTGCTGTTCTACTATTGGGCCTTTATTCATAAAATATCCTTTAGAGATAGAACAGTTGACCTTATGGGCGACTTCACCTAATCGTTGGATGCGCAGAGGTGCAGCTGTAAGTCTAGTAGTGCCTGCTAGGAAAGGATTGTACTTAGAGAAAGTATTTGAATTAGCAATCTTGTTAATGAAAGATGAGGATGACCTAGTACAGAAAGGAACAGGTTGGATGCTAAAAGAGGCTAGTAAGTCACATCAGGCTGAAGTATATGAATTCATTATGCAGTATAAGGTAGTAATGTCTAGAACGACATTGCGCTATGCTATCGAAAAAATGCCTTTAGATTTAAAAGCAGAAGCGATGAAGAAATAA
- a CDS encoding PaaI family thioesterase: MSINRTRTFSWEDPNKTLEEAKKLNGYEFLMQVLEGNLPMAPIQETISSRVVSVEKGQVIFELKGEEFHYNPIGSVHGGIISTVLDSAIGCSLLSTLEIGESFTSLDLKVNFLRRITADTPPLTTKTKIIHKGRTTAYLECELLDAEDKLYAHAVSNCMIFR; encoded by the coding sequence ATGAGCATCAATAGAACGCGTACTTTCTCTTGGGAAGACCCTAATAAAACTTTAGAAGAGGCAAAGAAGTTAAATGGATATGAGTTTTTAATGCAGGTATTAGAAGGGAATTTACCGATGGCTCCTATACAAGAAACAATATCTTCTAGAGTAGTTTCTGTAGAAAAAGGACAGGTCATATTCGAACTAAAAGGAGAAGAGTTCCATTATAATCCAATAGGAAGTGTACATGGAGGTATCATTAGTACGGTATTAGATTCGGCAATAGGATGTTCTTTATTGAGTACCTTAGAGATTGGAGAAAGCTTTACCTCATTAGATTTAAAAGTGAATTTCTTGAGAAGAATAACTGCGGATACTCCTCCTTTAACTACGAAAACGAAGATTATCCATAAGGGGCGTACTACGGCTTACTTAGAATGTGAATTACTAGATGCAGAAGACAAATTATATGCACATGCTGTGTCCAACTGTATGATCTTTAGATAA
- a CDS encoding LysE family translocator, translating to MIPLHDLMLFAIAAVVLAITPGPNMLYLITRTLSQGKRAGFISLMGVICGFLFHIILVSFGLTAILFTIPYAYAILKWTGALYLVYLAFQALKPNAKNIFDVEQSVKVDSPSKLFSIGFLTNVLNPKVAVFYLSLFPQFIKPAYGSVLLQSLTLGTTQLLVSFINNFLIVLFAAKMASFFQRQPLWVKVQKWFMGSVLLFLAFKMAISKGK from the coding sequence ATGATTCCATTACACGATTTAATGCTGTTTGCGATAGCGGCAGTAGTCTTGGCTATTACTCCTGGGCCAAATATGTTATATCTTATTACGAGAACATTATCACAAGGCAAAAGAGCTGGGTTTATCTCTCTGATGGGAGTGATCTGCGGTTTTCTGTTTCATATTATATTAGTTTCTTTTGGATTGACGGCTATATTATTTACCATACCTTATGCCTATGCTATACTGAAGTGGACAGGTGCACTGTACTTAGTGTATTTGGCGTTTCAAGCGTTAAAACCTAATGCAAAGAATATATTTGATGTAGAACAAAGCGTTAAAGTAGATTCTCCAAGTAAGTTGTTCTCAATAGGTTTTTTAACGAATGTCTTGAATCCTAAGGTAGCGGTATTTTATCTCTCTTTGTTTCCCCAGTTTATTAAGCCAGCTTATGGATCTGTATTGTTACAGAGTTTAACATTAGGAACCACTCAACTACTAGTTAGTTTTATCAATAACTTCTTAATCGTTTTATTTGCAGCTAAGATGGCTTCTTTCTTTCAGAGACAACCTCTATGGGTAAAAGTACAGAAGTGGTTTATGGGGAGCGTATTGTTATTTTTAGCTTTTAAAATGGCTATTTCAAAGGGAAAATAG
- a CDS encoding PLP-dependent aminotransferase family protein, whose protein sequence is MNMSKTFLYSEIAENIASQIRSGNIREGEKLPSLRGLCAEYEISMNTARRVFLELESLSLIYSKPQSGYFVSKLSYKNLPLPEESNPILLANHCEPNDILQKVYANIGREDLLLLSYTVAYGDMLPIAKLKKEIVQATRDLPTGGVQYERLEGNANLRRMIALRSSGWGANLHEEDLITTNGGMNAVALCLTALSKPGDTVAIESPCYPGILQLALGLGLKVFELPTNPNTGIKVEALREVVSEIDICILISNYNTPVGSCMPDENKKEVVELLAQHDIPLIEDDVYGDLCFEGHRPTCCKTFDKTGNVLWCSSISKTLAPGFRVGWVAPGKYKDKVQNIKLIQSISSSSLEQEAVANFLRSGKYDKHLRKLRRKLYQNYQNYARVIQQSFPKNIKISQPQGGLSLWIEFSEEIDTIALYDLAMKKGISIAPGRMFTLQNQYNNSMRLCFGLPWDVQLEGKIKQIGLLARQLQNLKTVNTEQE, encoded by the coding sequence ATGAATATGAGCAAAACCTTTTTGTATAGTGAGATTGCAGAGAATATAGCTTCTCAGATTAGAAGTGGAAATATTAGAGAAGGAGAGAAGTTACCTTCCTTGCGTGGGTTATGCGCAGAATATGAGATTAGTATGAATACGGCAAGACGTGTTTTCTTAGAGTTAGAATCCCTGTCTTTGATTTATTCAAAACCTCAGAGTGGTTATTTTGTAAGTAAACTAAGTTATAAGAACTTACCTCTTCCTGAGGAGAGTAATCCCATTTTATTAGCTAATCACTGTGAACCTAATGATATTCTTCAAAAAGTATATGCTAATATAGGTAGAGAAGACCTCTTATTACTATCTTATACCGTGGCGTATGGAGATATGTTGCCTATTGCTAAATTAAAGAAAGAAATAGTACAAGCCACTAGAGACTTGCCTACTGGTGGGGTACAATACGAACGATTAGAAGGTAACGCCAATCTGAGGAGAATGATTGCTTTGCGATCTTCGGGTTGGGGCGCTAATCTTCACGAAGAAGATTTGATCACCACAAATGGAGGGATGAATGCAGTAGCTCTTTGTCTAACAGCATTGAGTAAACCTGGAGATACTGTTGCGATAGAAAGTCCTTGTTATCCTGGTATTCTACAATTAGCTTTAGGATTGGGGTTAAAGGTGTTTGAATTACCGACTAATCCTAATACAGGAATAAAAGTAGAAGCGCTAAGAGAGGTGGTCTCAGAAATAGATATTTGTATTTTAATCTCAAACTACAATACTCCTGTAGGGAGCTGTATGCCTGATGAGAACAAGAAAGAGGTAGTAGAGCTATTGGCACAGCACGATATTCCTTTGATAGAAGATGATGTATATGGGGATTTATGTTTTGAAGGCCATCGACCTACTTGCTGTAAGACATTCGATAAGACAGGAAATGTGCTTTGGTGTAGTTCTATCTCTAAAACACTAGCCCCTGGGTTTAGAGTAGGATGGGTAGCCCCTGGCAAGTATAAAGATAAAGTGCAAAATATCAAACTGATACAATCTATCTCTTCTTCTTCCTTAGAACAAGAAGCTGTGGCTAATTTCTTAAGGTCAGGGAAATACGATAAGCACTTGCGAAAATTAAGAAGGAAGCTATATCAGAATTATCAGAACTATGCTAGAGTTATTCAGCAGAGTTTTCCTAAGAATATTAAGATTAGCCAACCACAGGGTGGGTTGTCTTTATGGATAGAGTTTAGTGAAGAGATTGATACTATCGCGTTATATGATTTGGCGATGAAGAAAGGAATAAGTATAGCTCCTGGACGGATGTTCACTTTGCAAAATCAGTATAACAACTCCATGCGATTGTGTTTTGGCTTGCCTTGGGATGTACAATTAGAAGGCAAGATTAAACAGATAGGTTTATTAGCTAGACAATTGCAAAATCTAAAGACTGTTAATACAGAACAGGAATAG
- a CDS encoding DMT family transporter, protein MEQSSILNATTKSSNGWLNGFIGVLLFAGSMPATKMAVKDLDPIFATAARAVIAALLALACVIALREKRPTKEQMWPLIKVAIGGVIGFPLLTAMALEYITSAHSLVFMGMLPLSTAIFAVFIGKEKPKPVFWLFSLIGSALVIGFAFSQGVSSNPIGDVLMILAIILCGQSYAEGAKLSKTLGGYQVISWACIISLPLTVPIMIYTVPTDLVLVSGESWFGLFYISVVSMFLAYIFWYKGLAQGGIATVGQIQLLQPLLGMILAATVLNEKVSPTMLYVTFGVILCVAASKKFAK, encoded by the coding sequence ATGGAACAATCAAGCATTTTAAATGCAACAACGAAATCATCTAACGGATGGTTAAATGGATTTATTGGAGTACTTCTATTCGCAGGTTCAATGCCTGCTACTAAGATGGCGGTTAAAGATCTAGACCCTATCTTCGCCACTGCAGCAAGAGCAGTTATCGCAGCTTTATTAGCGCTAGCTTGCGTAATAGCTCTTCGCGAAAAACGCCCTACCAAAGAACAGATGTGGCCTTTAATTAAAGTTGCCATTGGAGGAGTTATTGGTTTCCCTCTATTGACAGCGATGGCATTAGAGTACATCACCTCAGCACATTCATTGGTATTTATGGGAATGTTGCCCCTTTCTACAGCTATATTCGCTGTATTCATTGGTAAAGAGAAACCTAAACCTGTCTTCTGGTTATTCTCTCTAATAGGGAGTGCCTTAGTGATTGGATTTGCATTCTCACAAGGAGTAAGTTCTAACCCTATCGGGGATGTCCTAATGATCTTAGCGATCATCTTATGCGGACAGAGCTATGCAGAAGGAGCTAAACTATCTAAAACACTAGGAGGATATCAAGTAATCTCTTGGGCGTGTATTATCTCACTACCTCTTACAGTGCCGATTATGATTTATACGGTACCTACAGACTTAGTCCTAGTAAGTGGAGAATCTTGGTTTGGACTATTCTATATTTCTGTTGTGAGTATGTTCTTAGCGTATATCTTTTGGTATAAAGGATTAGCACAAGGAGGAATCGCAACAGTAGGTCAAATCCAATTATTACAACCGCTATTAGGGATGATATTAGCGGCAACAGTATTAAACGAAAAAGTAAGCCCTACGATGCTATACGTCACTTTCGGAGTGATTCTTTGTGTAGCTGCAAGTAAGAAGTTTGCTAAATAG
- a CDS encoding UvrD-helicase domain-containing protein has product MKINNEDIYKSEQIFINDAKFDLERLDFISDFSTFDLLAVPGSGKTTALLAKLYCLAQQLPLKNNAGILVLAHTNSAIEEIERQLKIHCPQLFVYPNFIGTVQSFANKFLTIPYYISKNKKKVSVIDNEMYNELFKSRLKYSRSKSINYILHKDPSKLYESYLKYNKESDKECDVINNGKLFNIEVPPKTWIKEDKVEEEIKKIRNFIVSTKISLFSEGYLNYNDCFFFSFTYLSKYPQIINIIQKRFKYVFIDEMQDLNQEQVDLIEMIFRTKSSESIIQRIGDKNQAIYSSNRGLEEESVWNQESNGSRIKVKTLNNSYRLTPILGRLVDGFVLKRDKGYKVEGIATHNEVPPYLIVYNNENDGLKLKNKFKELITKYNLYSSSQNKFNGYHIIAWTTEVKDKSNALHLKKLFPEFLKEKTQKKEHFNSLEKYLCFFDSDSLTFREVQESLLNGIIRVLRLYRVFENTLQKKYYTKETFIQFLKEPKNDGLDHYKAFKEVLYDWCINLIKHNNIEYVFNDYLSFITDYLSQNLKNFVVDDNDPFFKYTGNISNNKINASKNKEINSIDIKLSSIHKVKGQTHCATMYIETEFHNTESFKLTKKGCKTPLFFQKNEYKIQNRKRIDQTLKMMYVGFSRPTHLLCFAVQYDNIKNDIEKYKDAGWIVDSSIVEK; this is encoded by the coding sequence ATGAAGATAAATAATGAGGATATTTATAAATCTGAGCAAATTTTTATTAATGATGCTAAATTTGATTTGGAGCGTTTAGACTTTATATCCGATTTCAGTACGTTTGATTTACTTGCTGTTCCTGGTAGTGGTAAGACTACAGCTTTATTGGCTAAATTGTATTGTTTAGCTCAGCAATTACCACTAAAAAATAATGCCGGTATTCTTGTTTTAGCGCATACAAATAGTGCTATTGAAGAAATAGAACGACAACTAAAAATTCATTGTCCTCAACTATTTGTGTATCCAAATTTTATTGGTACTGTTCAATCATTCGCAAATAAGTTTTTAACAATTCCTTACTATATTAGTAAAAATAAAAAAAAGGTTAGCGTTATTGATAATGAAATGTATAATGAATTATTTAAAAGTAGACTTAAATATTCTCGATCAAAGTCTATAAATTATATTTTACACAAAGATCCTTCTAAATTGTATGAGTCATATCTTAAGTATAATAAGGAGTCTGATAAAGAATGTGATGTTATAAATAATGGTAAGTTATTTAATATAGAAGTACCTCCTAAAACTTGGATAAAAGAAGATAAAGTAGAAGAGGAAATTAAAAAGATAAGAAATTTTATTGTTAGTACAAAAATTAGTTTATTCTCCGAAGGATATTTGAACTATAACGATTGTTTCTTTTTTTCTTTTACTTATCTAAGTAAATACCCTCAAATAATAAATATAATTCAAAAGCGGTTTAAGTATGTTTTTATTGATGAAATGCAAGATTTAAATCAAGAACAAGTAGATTTGATTGAAATGATTTTTCGAACAAAAAGTTCAGAATCAATTATTCAACGTATAGGTGATAAAAATCAAGCAATATATTCGAGTAATAGAGGATTAGAGGAAGAGAGTGTATGGAATCAAGAATCAAATGGAAGTAGAATTAAAGTAAAGACTTTAAATAATTCTTATCGTTTGACCCCTATATTAGGAAGATTAGTAGATGGTTTTGTATTGAAACGAGATAAAGGATATAAAGTAGAGGGGATAGCAACTCATAATGAAGTACCACCATATTTAATCGTTTATAATAATGAAAACGATGGTCTAAAATTGAAGAATAAGTTTAAAGAACTTATAACGAAGTATAACTTATATTCTTCAAGTCAAAATAAATTCAATGGGTATCATATTATTGCTTGGACTACGGAAGTAAAAGATAAAAGCAATGCTCTTCATTTGAAGAAGTTATTTCCTGAATTTTTAAAAGAGAAAACACAAAAAAAAGAACACTTTAATTCTTTAGAAAAATATTTATGCTTCTTTGATTCGGATAGTTTAACCTTTAGAGAAGTACAGGAATCATTATTAAATGGTATTATTAGAGTTTTAAGGTTGTATAGAGTGTTTGAAAATACACTACAAAAAAAATATTATACAAAAGAAACATTTATTCAGTTTCTTAAAGAACCAAAAAATGATGGGTTAGATCATTATAAAGCATTTAAAGAAGTATTATATGATTGGTGTATTAATTTGATTAAGCATAATAATATTGAGTATGTTTTTAATGACTATTTATCTTTTATAACTGATTATTTGTCTCAAAATTTAAAAAACTTTGTGGTAGATGATAATGATCCTTTTTTTAAATATACTGGAAATATAAGTAATAATAAAATTAATGCCTCAAAGAATAAAGAAATTAATAGTATTGATATAAAATTATCTTCAATTCATAAGGTAAAGGGACAAACTCATTGTGCAACTATGTATATTGAAACTGAATTTCATAATACTGAGTCTTTTAAATTAACTAAGAAAGGATGTAAAACACCTCTTTTTTTTCAAAAAAATGAGTATAAAATTCAAAATAGGAAACGAATTGATCAAACTTTAAAAATGATGTATGTTGGTTTTTCTAGACCTACACATTTACTTTGCTTTGCAGTTCAATATGATAATATCAAAAATGATATTGAAAAATATAAAGATGCTGGTTGGATTGTAGATAGTAGTATAGTAGAAAAATAA